GTCCGCTTCGGTCGCGCCGTCCGGGCCGGGGCAGCGGGCGGCCGTCCCATGGCTGCTGCAGCGCACCGTCGACGGTGCCTACGAGCTGACCAACGCCGGCGCCGGCACGGTGTATGACGTCCGCATGACCGTCAGCGACGCGGTCCGGCTCGACCCGCCAGAACTACCAGAGGGCGACGACTGGCCGCCGGGCAGATCCACGGTCTTCCACGCGGTCGTGTCCTGGCAGACGGGCACACCGCAGCTCGTCGTGACCTGGCGCGACGGGGCGGCCGGCGCCGAGCGCCGGTGGGAGCGCGTCATACCCCGGTGAGAACCGCGCCCCGGTGCGATACTGGTCACACCGACTCGCAGGGGTCCGGCGGAAGGGGGCTCGTCCGTGTACCACGTCTCGCTGGCGATGGCGTTACCCGTCATCGTCCTCGGCGCCCTGCTCGTGGCCTACTGCCTGGCGGACATCGCACGCGCCGACCACGCGTTGCTGGTGCGCAGGTGGCAGTGGGCGCTCGCGGTGCTGCTGCTCATCCCGATCGGCCCCGTCGCCTATCTGCTCTTCGAGAAACTCGGACCGTCCCCGGGCGGCCCGCCGCAACAGAACCTCTCCACCCACGCCGGCGGGAACACCTACCTACGCGGCGAGCAACCTCCGCCGACCTAGTCCGCTGAGCGCAGGCGACCGGCATAGGCTGGTGGGTTCGACCGGATCTGCCAGGAGGTGCCGCTGCGGTGATGCACGCGATGCTCGGGACCACGCACGGCCAGGGCTGGCTGCAGGTGGAGGAGCTGCTGCTCGCCTTCGTGCTGTCGGCGGTGGTCGGCCTCGAACGGCAGATCCGCGGCAAGGCCGCCGGCATGCGCACCCAGACCATCGTCGGCACCGCGTCCGCGCTGATCCTGCTCGTCAGCAAGTACGGCTTCTCCGACGTCCTCGGCGATCACGTGGTGCTCGACCCCTCCCGCGTCGCCGCGCAGATCGTCTCCGGCATCGGCTTCCTCGGCGCCGGCCTGATCATCACCCGCCGCTCGACGGTGCGGGGCCTCACCACGGCGGCGTCGGTGTGGGAGACCGCGGCGATCGGTATGGCGGCCGGCGCCGGCCTGCCGCTGCTCGCGGTGCTGGTGACCGTGTTGCACTTCGTGGTGGTGCTCGGCTTCACCCCGCTGTCCCGCTGGCTCGACGACCGCGGTCACGGCGAACGCCGCTTCCTGATCACGTATGCCGACGGCCGCGGCATCCTGCGTGAGGTGCTCGCCGCGTGCACCAGCCGGCGGTGGGTCGTCGGTTCACTGTCGGTAGAGCGGGGCCGCAAACCGATCGGTGAGGAGGAGGACTGGGAGGACACCGCCGTCGTCGCGGTCTGGATCACGCTCAGTGGACGCGGCCTGGACGAAGCGGTCCCGGTGCTCGGCGAGATCGAGGGCGTCATACGCATCGACCGGGAGGAGTCCGACGACGACTGACGGCGCCCGTCCGGAGTGCGGCGACCCGGGAGCGTGACCGCACCGGCCCGGTGTTGGATGTCCCCATGGCACTTTTCGGCAAGCGGCGCGACACCACCGGCGAGGCGATCCAGGACTTCTGGACCTGGTGGAACGACGGTGGCTCCGGTCAGGTCGCGATGGCCGATGCGCCCAGTGACCAGGTGCAGCTGCTCGGTCCGCGTGTGCAGGCCATCGCCTCGGGCCTCGCGTGGGAGCTCGCACCCGGCAGCGAGGCGGCGCACCTGCTCGTGGTGACCGCCGACGGCGACCCCGAACTGCGTGCCGTCGCGCGCCGGTGGCTCGCCGCCGCGCCACCCAGCGACTTCGTCTGGTCGTATGCCGACAGCCGGCAGCCGGCCGCCACCATCGATGGCCGGTGCATCAGTCTGGAGGGCGACGACTTCGACCTCGGCGCGGTGCAGGTGGGCGTGCGCCGGGCCGGTAGCCGGCTGGACGTGACGGTCTACCACCCGCAGATGGAGCAGGTGCCGGCGGACAAGCGGGTCACCCTGTGTTTCCTGGCGCTCGACACGGCGCTCGGTGAGGAGATGACCGAGACCTGGATCGGGGAGCTGGCACCGGTGACCACGCCGCCGCTGGACGGTTTCGGCCTCACCGGCCTGCGCGCGGTGGTCCGTGACCTGCGGGAGGAGTTCACCGACGACGACGGTGAACCGCAGTGGATCTCGTTGCAGGGCAACGGGCCCCGCGGTCCGGTCATCGCGGGAGCGCAGGTGCCGCTGGCGGCCGCCTGGGCCCCGCAACTCGACCAGCACATCGTGGTCGCCGTGCCCTACCGGGATCGTGACGACGACGAACTGCCGGGTGTCGGTGCGAGCGCGGAGCTGGACCGGCTGCGCCACCACGTGTCGGATCGGCTGGAGGGTCAGGGCCGGGTCGTCGCCTACGAGTGCAGCGGGGGACTGTGCCTGGTGCACGTCTACGCCGACGGTTCCACCCCCGCGGTCGACCAGATCAAAGCGGCGGTGACCGGCTGGCCGGACGGGTCGGTGAAGGTCAACGAGGAGGCCGACCCCGGCTGGTCGGGAGTCGCCCACCTGCGCGGGTGAGTTCGCCCACAACCGTGGTGGCGGGCGCGCACCGTCGCGGCCGGCCGTGCTTAGCTGGTCGCCGTGAGCAACGAAAAGGCCGCCGCCCGGGTGCTCGTCGCCGAGGACGAAGCGATCATCCGGCTGGATCTCGCCGAGATGCTGCGCGAGGCGGGGTACGACGTCATCGCCGAGGTCGGGGACGGCCGGCAGGCCGTCGACCGGGCCCGTGAACTGCGACCCGACCTGGTGGTGCTGGACGTCAAGATGCCGGTCCTGGACGGCATCAGCGCGGCGGACGAGATCGGCCGCGACGGCATCGCCCCGGTGGTCATGCTGACCGCGTTCTCCGACAAGGACCTGGTCGAGCGGGCGACGGACGCCGGGGTGATGGCCTACGTGCTCAAACCGTTCACCATCGAGGATCTGCAGCCGGCGATCACCGTGGCCCGGTCGCGGTGGTCCGAGCGGAAGGCGCTGGAGGGTGAGGTGGCCGACCTCGGGGCGCGGCTGGAGACCCGCAAGCGGATGGACCGGGCCAAGGGCATCCTGATGCAGCAGCTCGGGCTGGACGAGCCGGCCGCGTTCCGCTGGATCCAGAAGACCGCGATGGATCGCCGGCTCGGGATGCGTGAGGTGGCCGACGCCGTCATCGCCGGTGCCGCCGACCCCGACGTGGCCGCGGACTGACCCGGCACCCGCGCCGTACCGGTCACCGGCACGTATTCAGACACTTGACTCAGGGCGTACGCTTCGTTGTTGCATCTGCTCTCGGGGGCCGGTTACGACGGAGGAAGTTGAATGGCCAGATCGGCCGTGCAGGTCACCCGGGTGACATCCGGTGACGAGGAGTCCTTCATCGCCTTGTGGCGCACCTCGAAACTCGCCGAGGGCCACAGCGACGACCAGGTGGAGCGCGCCCTGCGCGACGGCCGCCTGACCCGCGCGTGTGCCCGGTCCGACGTTCGGGCCTACACCGCCTCCATCGACGGCGAACCCGTCGGATTCACCGTGGTCATGTCGGGCCCGGTCTCCGCGCTGCAGGAGACGCCGGCGGTCTGGGTGGACGTGCTCTGGGTGAAGCCCGGGCGTCGCCAGCGGGGCGTCGCCGGTGCGCTGCTCAAGGCCGTCGCGGCATACGCGGAGCACATCGGTGCACCCGAGATCGTCTCGTGCGTCCCGTCGTCCAGCCGCGACGCCAACCGGTTCTTCGCCCGCCTCGGTTTCGCCTCCGTGGTCACCGAGCGGACGACCTCGCCGGCGGCGCTGCGGCGCAGGCTCGCCGGCCCCGCGCTGTCCGGCGTCAGCGACGCCGTGCGGCTGCGCCGGTCGCTGCGTGCCAGGGCGCGCGGCCGCAGTGCCCTGTCGACCGCCGACTGAGCGCTACTTCGCTGTGGGGGCGCTGTCCCGCAGCAGACAGGTGATCCGGCTGGTGCACAGGCGGTTGCCGTCCTGGTCGGTGATGACCACCTCGTACGACGCCAGCGTGCGCCCCAGCGACAGCGCAGTCGCCGTGCCGGTGACCAGCCCGGACCGGGCGCCGCGGTGGTGGGTGGCGTTGATGTCCAGGCCGACCGCGATCCGGCCCTCACCCGCGTGCAGTGCAGCCCCCACCGAGCCCAGGGTTTCGGCGAGCGCCACACTGGCGCCCCCGTGCAGCAGCCCGTAGGGCTGGTTGTTGCCCGCGACGGGCATGGTGGCGACGATCCGTTCCGGGCCGGCCTCGACGAAGGTGATCCCCAGCTTCTCGCCGAGTGTGCCGACGGTTATGTCATTGGCGAGCGCTACCAGATCGATGGCGGACGAAGCGTCGGGGGACTGCGTGGTGTTGTCGGTCATGACCCCTAGGCTGCCAGGTGTGAAACGCCTGCTGCTGCTCGACGGTCATTCTCTCGCCTATCGCGCCTTCTACGCGCTGCCCGTCGAGAACTTCTCCACCACCACCGGGCAGCCCACCAACGCGGTCTACGGCTTCACCTCGATGCTGATCAACGTGCTGCGCGACGAGGAGCCGACCCACGTCGGCGTGTGCTTCGACGTGTCGCGGCAGACGTTCCGCGCGGAGGAATACGCCGAGTACAAGGCCGGCCGGGCCAAGACCCCCGACGAGTTCAAGGGTCAGGTGTCGCTGGTCCACGAGATCCTCGACGCGCTGCGGATCCGCTACATCGAGCTGGCCGGGTGGGAGGCCGACGACCTGATCGCGACGCTGTCGACCCAGGCCGAGGCGCAGGGTTTCGACGAGGTGCTGATCGTCTCCGGTGACCGCGACGCGATGCAGCTGGTCACCGACAAGGTCACCGTCCTCTATCCTGCCCGGGGCGTTTCCGACCTGTGGCGGATGACCCCCGCGAAGGTCGAGGAGCGCTACCTGGTCTCACCCGAGCGCTACCCCGACCTGGCCGCGCTGGTGGGGGAGAAGTCCGACAACCTGCCGGGTGTGCCGGGTGTCGGCGCGAAGACCGCCGCCAAGTGGATCGGTCTCTACGGCGATCTGCCCGGCATCGTCGATCACGTCGGCGAGATCAAGGGCAAGGTCGGTGACTCGTTGCGCGAGCACCTGGACGGTGTGCTGCGCAACCGGCGGCTCAACCAGCTCGTGCGTGACGTCTCGCTGGACGTCACCGTCGACGACCTGGAGCGCCAGGTCTGGGACCGCGACCAGGTCCACCAGGTCTTCGACGGCCTGGAGTTCCGGGTGCTGCGCGAGCGGCTCTTCGCCACCCTCGAAGCCGCCGGCGATGAAGCTGAAGGTGCAGTTGAGGTTGATGGTTCGGTGCTCACGCCCGACGAGGTGGCCGGCTGGGTCACCACCAACCTGACGTCGCAGGATCGCGTCGGGCTGCACGTCATCGGCGACTGGGCGCGTGGCACCGGGGACGTCCGGGCGCTCGCCATCGCCGTGGGCGATGAGGACACCGGCCGAGCGGCATACCTCGACGTCACCGAGCTGACCCCGGACGGCGAGCGGGCGATCCGCGAGTGGCTCGCCGACCCGGCGCGACCGAAGGTCATGCACGACGCGAAGGGTCCGCTCCAGGCGCTGTATGCCGCGGGCCTGCCGCTCACCGGGCTGGTGAGCGACACGGCACTGGCGGCCTACCTGGTGCGTCCCGACCAGCGCGCCTACGACCTGGGTGACCTGGTGCTGCGCTTCCTGAAGCGCGAGCTGCGGCCCGAGCAGGACAACCCGGCGCAGGGGATGCTCGACCTGGACGGCCACGACAGTCAGGCCGAGGAGGCGATGGTGCAGGCGCGGGCCGTGCTCGACCTGTCCACGGCACTCGACGGACAGGTCGCCGAGACCGGCGGCACCGACCTGTTGCGCGACCTGGAGCTGCCGCTGGTCGACCTGCTCGCCCAGATGGAACGGGTCGGCATCCACGTCGACCCGGAGCTGCTCGACCGGTTGGAGAGCGACTACGCCGACGCGCTCGACCGCGCGGCCGAGGACGCCTACGAGGCCGCCGACGGCGAGCGGATCAACCTGGGCTCCCCGAAGCAACTGCAGGTGCTGCTGTTCGACAAGCTGGGCATGCCCAAGACCAAGAAGACCAAGACCGGCTACACCACCGACGCCGATGCGTTGACCGAGCTCTACGCCAAGACCGAGCACCCGTTCCTGGAGGCGCTGCTGCGGCACCGGGACGCCGCCCGGCTGCGGGTGACGGTGGAGGGGCTCAGCAAGTCGATCGCCGACGACGGCCGGATCCACACCACCTACCAGCAGACCATCGCCGCCACCGGGCGGTTGTCCTCGACCGACCCCAACCTGCAGAACATCCCGATCCGCACCGAGGAGGGCCGGCGGATCCGTGAGGCGTTCGTGGTCGGCGACGGGTTCGAGTCGCTGATGTCGGCCGACTACAGCCAGATCGAGATGCGGATCATGGCGCACCTGTCCGGTGACGAGGACCTGATCGCGGCCTTCCGCAGCGGCGAGGACCTGCACCGCTTCGTCGGGTCACGGGTGTTCGGTGTCGAGCCACCGGACGTCACCGCCGAGATGCGGGCGAAGGTCAAGGC
This genomic window from Flexivirga oryzae contains:
- a CDS encoding PLDc N-terminal domain-containing protein, with the protein product MYHVSLAMALPVIVLGALLVAYCLADIARADHALLVRRWQWALAVLLLIPIGPVAYLLFEKLGPSPGGPPQQNLSTHAGGNTYLRGEQPPPT
- a CDS encoding MgtC/SapB family protein; the encoded protein is MHAMLGTTHGQGWLQVEELLLAFVLSAVVGLERQIRGKAAGMRTQTIVGTASALILLVSKYGFSDVLGDHVVLDPSRVAAQIVSGIGFLGAGLIITRRSTVRGLTTAASVWETAAIGMAAGAGLPLLAVLVTVLHFVVVLGFTPLSRWLDDRGHGERRFLITYADGRGILREVLAACTSRRWVVGSLSVERGRKPIGEEEDWEDTAVVAVWITLSGRGLDEAVPVLGEIEGVIRIDREESDDD
- a CDS encoding DUF695 domain-containing protein, producing the protein MALFGKRRDTTGEAIQDFWTWWNDGGSGQVAMADAPSDQVQLLGPRVQAIASGLAWELAPGSEAAHLLVVTADGDPELRAVARRWLAAAPPSDFVWSYADSRQPAATIDGRCISLEGDDFDLGAVQVGVRRAGSRLDVTVYHPQMEQVPADKRVTLCFLALDTALGEEMTETWIGELAPVTTPPLDGFGLTGLRAVVRDLREEFTDDDGEPQWISLQGNGPRGPVIAGAQVPLAAAWAPQLDQHIVVAVPYRDRDDDELPGVGASAELDRLRHHVSDRLEGQGRVVAYECSGGLCLVHVYADGSTPAVDQIKAAVTGWPDGSVKVNEEADPGWSGVAHLRG
- a CDS encoding ANTAR domain-containing response regulator translates to MSNEKAAARVLVAEDEAIIRLDLAEMLREAGYDVIAEVGDGRQAVDRARELRPDLVVLDVKMPVLDGISAADEIGRDGIAPVVMLTAFSDKDLVERATDAGVMAYVLKPFTIEDLQPAITVARSRWSERKALEGEVADLGARLETRKRMDRAKGILMQQLGLDEPAAFRWIQKTAMDRRLGMREVADAVIAGAADPDVAAD
- a CDS encoding GNAT family N-acetyltransferase; its protein translation is MARSAVQVTRVTSGDEESFIALWRTSKLAEGHSDDQVERALRDGRLTRACARSDVRAYTASIDGEPVGFTVVMSGPVSALQETPAVWVDVLWVKPGRRQRGVAGALLKAVAAYAEHIGAPEIVSCVPSSSRDANRFFARLGFASVVTERTTSPAALRRRLAGPALSGVSDAVRLRRSLRARARGRSALSTAD
- a CDS encoding hotdog fold thioesterase, whose product is MTDNTTQSPDASSAIDLVALANDITVGTLGEKLGITFVEAGPERIVATMPVAGNNQPYGLLHGGASVALAETLGSVGAALHAGEGRIAVGLDINATHHRGARSGLVTGTATALSLGRTLASYEVVITDQDGNRLCTSRITCLLRDSAPTAK
- the polA gene encoding DNA polymerase I → MKRLLLLDGHSLAYRAFYALPVENFSTTTGQPTNAVYGFTSMLINVLRDEEPTHVGVCFDVSRQTFRAEEYAEYKAGRAKTPDEFKGQVSLVHEILDALRIRYIELAGWEADDLIATLSTQAEAQGFDEVLIVSGDRDAMQLVTDKVTVLYPARGVSDLWRMTPAKVEERYLVSPERYPDLAALVGEKSDNLPGVPGVGAKTAAKWIGLYGDLPGIVDHVGEIKGKVGDSLREHLDGVLRNRRLNQLVRDVSLDVTVDDLERQVWDRDQVHQVFDGLEFRVLRERLFATLEAAGDEAEGAVEVDGSVLTPDEVAGWVTTNLTSQDRVGLHVIGDWARGTGDVRALAIAVGDEDTGRAAYLDVTELTPDGERAIREWLADPARPKVMHDAKGPLQALYAAGLPLTGLVSDTALAAYLVRPDQRAYDLGDLVLRFLKRELRPEQDNPAQGMLDLDGHDSQAEEAMVQARAVLDLSTALDGQVAETGGTDLLRDLELPLVDLLAQMERVGIHVDPELLDRLESDYADALDRAAEDAYEAADGERINLGSPKQLQVLLFDKLGMPKTKKTKTGYTTDADALTELYAKTEHPFLEALLRHRDAARLRVTVEGLSKSIADDGRIHTTYQQTIAATGRLSSTDPNLQNIPIRTEEGRRIREAFVVGDGFESLMSADYSQIEMRIMAHLSGDEDLIAAFRSGEDLHRFVGSRVFGVEPPDVTAEMRAKVKAMSYGLAYGLSAYGLSKQLSISTGEASGLMEEYFARFGGVRDYLREVVDVARKTGYTETMLGRRRYLPDLTSDNRQRRQAAERMALNAPIQGSAADVMKLAMLHVRDALDAAAVKSRMLLQVHDELVLEIAPGEQAQVEEIVRREMGGAIDLAVPLDVSIGVGNSWHAAAH